Proteins encoded in a region of the Sparus aurata chromosome 6, fSpaAur1.1, whole genome shotgun sequence genome:
- the LOC115583161 gene encoding zinc finger E-box-binding homeobox 1 isoform X1 — protein sequence MMTEESRGKRRKQANPRRNRVDAEQVSSMGSEGEDEVGMWSLEPQDCQESLDKTSLTPSEGTEEPGSPARSTRPHSLSPGSRNYWGQVEQEVAEDATGASATDREGDQEPLRMYYKNSDSQNAFEDLAHYEFLAHLRKASTSASLLDHLNHNGKAAVYHPSSGHDELPPAIWSPGAQHRSPDGADAGRTQQACPFCHRMYQRGATLREHIKYCQEREGGHMVCPLCGYTATLRAQMERHLALHNQMQDKSAITLDQAMETRKFKCLQCGKAFKYKHHLKEHLRIHSGEKPYECSNCKKRFSHSGSYSSHLSSKKCLNGGGSGASGASGAFNGHNQSSYHHSFPTSPSAGGGRNNNDKGSPMASQAQDNTRPLGRAPEDPHQLSLQDPSHNPTRFPRASDLPRLWDPSAELSLRDSILKGTTLLPYLHSGTKFEQMLQEMLHREVKKDEEMDREGGGRAAMEDRRVMYNGGGSDRKVSPDRRRDAAGSGEGERGVLGVTCRLCFQLFPNVAVLLQHERYLCKMNREVVEVPESLRSKDHPLSPLFFPRPALQPENSKPSEVTNGLSESKSPLQKPSWHAIPQQLLVAMHSPPPPHHDALPSRAFWSRQEKGSPSQPINRSPELSTPRARRRVSSSGFGSPVLDLTSCPPDLPSPQKQTGSPWSQSEPLDLSLPKQLSDQEERNKTVNGNSARGERRELGSQQLKRPSPTSHLPLQHHPVYGGAGAPVFPGALYNGFPIFNQSPLGLSGHDGIPPIPFGQPATSPGFLSPMAYMMEAEAEATLKKIHQERQALMGEVLSRGALDYLSLLDEGLDGDGGPGRKRLKKTDEGLYACDICEKTFQKSSSLLRHKYEHTGKRPHECKICNKAFKHKHHLIEHSRLHSGEKPYQCDKCGKRFSHSGSYSQHMNHRYAYCSKDQDPDQDHEEMPLTPGASNNRLADETPLSMEDTQTPHSFLSDSSLDGAAEVLKEEEEEEEEEEGEEEEEDKEAGDGHVEEAHLSLSGAAEELGGDPIQESPSGENERNSYDVRNHIDDAERQFWDGEDQNGVLDKCELSLDITDLPRIKT from the exons ATGATGACAGAAGAAAGTCGGGGCAAACGGAGGAAACAAGCCAACCCCAGGAGAAACCGAG TGGATGCTGAGCAAGTGAGTTCAATGGGATCAGAGGGGGAGGATGAGGTCGGCATGTGGAGCCTGGAGCCCCAGGACTGCCAGGAGAGCCTGGACAAGACTAGCCTGACGCCTAGCGAGGGGACTGAGGAACCTGGCAGCCCTGCTCGCTCCACACGGCCGCACAGCCTCAGCCCTGGCAGCAGGAACTACTGGgggcaggtggagcaggaggtcGCAGAGGATGCCACCGGTGCTTCTGCCACTGACAGGGAGGGAGATCAGGAACCACTGAGGATGTACT ATAAGAACTCAGACTCCCAGAATGCCTTTGAGGACCTGGCCCATTATGAATTTCTGGCCCACTTGAGGAAGGCCTCTACCTCAGCAAGTCTCTTGGACCATCTGAACCACAATGGCAAAGCAGCAGTGTACCACCCAAGCAGCGGGCACGATGAGCTGCCACCTGCCATCTGGTCACCAGGAGCTCAGCACCGCTCACCTGACGGAGCAG ATGCAGGAAGGACCCAGCAGGCCTGTCCTTTCTGCCACAGGATGTATCAGCGAGGAGCTACTTTAAGGGAACACATTAAGTACTgtcaggagagggaggggggccACATGGTCTGTCCACTCTGTGGATACACTGCCACTCTTCGAGCACAGATGGAGCGACACCTGGCACTTCACAACCAGATGCAGGACAAG AGTGCCATCACTTTGGATCAAGCCATGGAGACCAGGAAGttcaaatgtctgcagtgtgggaaagctttcaagTATAAACACCACCTCAAAGAGCATCTCCGCATCCACAGCG GTGAGAAACCGTATGAGTGCTCCAACTGCAAGAAGCGTTTCTCTCACTCTGGTTCCTACAGCTCACACCTTAGCAGCAAAAAGTGCCTGAATGGTGGAGGAAGTGGAGCGAGCGGAGCCAGTGGTGCATTTAATGGACATAACCAAAGCTCCTACCACCACTCATTTCCAACATCTCCCTCTGCAGGCGGGGGAAGAAACAATAATGACAAAGGCTCTCCGATGGCTTCACAGGCCCAAGATAATACCAGACCTCTCGGTCGAGCACCAGAGGATCCTCACCAGCTTTCACTGCAGGACCCCAGCCACAACCCCACGCGCTTCCCCAGAGCTTCAGATCTGCCTCGGCTTTGGGACCCATCAGCAGAGCTCTCTCTGAGGGACAGCATACTCAAAGGGACTACTCTGCTGCCTTACCTGCACTCTGGGACCAAGTTTGAGCAGATGCTGCAGGAGATGCTTCACAGGGAGGTGAAGAAAGACGAGGAGATggacagagaaggaggaggaagagctgcaATGGAGGATAGAAGGGTGATGTACAACGGAGGAGGGTCTGACAGGAAGGTGTCGcctgacaggaggagagatgCCGCCGGGTCAGGCGAAGGGGAGAGAGGTGTGCTTGGGGTGACGTGTCGCTTGTGCTTCCAGCTTTTCCCGAATGTGGCGGTGCTCCTGCAGCATGAGCGCTACCTCTGTAAGATGAACagagaggtggtggaggtgccTGAGAGTCTTCGCAGCAAAGACCACCCCCTGTCCCCTTTATTCTTCCCCAGGCCTGCTCTGCAACCAGAGAACAGCAAACCGAGTGAAGTAACCAACGGCCTCTCTGAAAGCAAGTCACCGCTACAGAAGCCCAGCTGGCATGCCATCCCGCAGCAGCTTTTGGTGGCAATGCACTCTCCCCCGCCACCCCACCATGACGCTTTGCCCTCACGAGCTTTTTGGTCCCGCCAGGAAAAAGGAAGTCCAAGCCAACCAATCAACCGTTCCCCAGAGCTGTCAACACCTCGAGCCAGAAGGAGAGTTTCCTCTTCAGGATTCGGTTCTCCAGTCCTCGACCTCACCAGCTGTCCCCCTGACCTTCCCTCCCCTCAGAAGCAGACCGGAAGCCCCTGGTCACAGAGTGAACCTCTGGACCTCTCACTGCCGAAGCAGCTCTCAGACCAAGAGGAgagaaataaaactgtaaatggAAACTCAGcccgaggagagaggagagagctcGGGAGCCAGCAGCTCAAGAGGCCGAGTCCAACTTCGCATCTACCCCTTCAACACCACCCAGTCTACGGCGGAGCCGGAGCACCTGTGTTCCCAGGTGCTTTATACAACGGATTTCCTATCTTCAACCAGTCTCCTTTAGGGCTGTCAGGGCACGATGGCATCCCACCGATCCCATTTGGTCAACCAGCTACCAGCCCTGGGTTTCTCTCTCCTATGGCTTACATGATGGAGGCCGAAGCAGAGGCGACGCTGAAAAAGATCCACCAGGAGAGACAAGCTCTCATG GGTGAGGTGTTAAGCCGTGGAGCTCTGGACTACCTCTCTCTCCTGGATGAAGGACTAGATGGAGATGGAGGGCCAGGGAGGAAGAGATTGAAGAAGACAGACGAGGGGCTTTACGCTTGTGACATTTGTGAAAAAACCTTTCAGAAGAGCAGCTCTCTGTTGAGACACAAATACGAGCACACAG GCAAGCGTCCTCATGAGTGCAAGATCTGCAACAAGGCCTTCAAGCATAAGCACCATCTGATTGAACACAGCCGGCTGCACTCTGGAGAGAAACCCTACCAATGTGACAAGTGTGGCAAGCGCTTCTCTCACTCCGGCTCGTACTCACAGCATATGAACCACCGCTACGCTTACTGCAGTAAAGACCAGGATCCAGACCAAGACCATGAGGAGATGCCTCTCACCCCGGGGGCCAGCAACAATCGCCTGGCTGACGAGACCCCTCTGTCGATGGAGGATACCCAAACCCCGCACTCCTTCCTCAGCGATTCCAGTCTGGATGGAGCTGCCGAGGTCctcaaggaggaggaggaggaggaagaggaggaggagggagaggaggaggaggaggacaaagagGCAGGCGATGGTCATGTGGAAGAAGCCCATCTGAGTTTGTCAGGGGCAGCGGAGGAGCTGGGAGGAGATCCCATCCAAGAATCTCCATCAGGGGAGAATGAGAGAAACAGTTACGATGTGCGAAACCACATTGATGATGCAGAGAGACAATTCTGGGACGGAGAGGACCAGAATGGTGTCTTGGACAAATGCGAACTGAGCCTGGATATTACAGATTTACCCAGAATAAAAACTTAA
- the LOC115583161 gene encoding zinc finger E-box-binding homeobox 1 isoform X2, which produces MGSEGEDEVGMWSLEPQDCQESLDKTSLTPSEGTEEPGSPARSTRPHSLSPGSRNYWGQVEQEVAEDATGASATDREGDQEPLRMYYKNSDSQNAFEDLAHYEFLAHLRKASTSASLLDHLNHNGKAAVYHPSSGHDELPPAIWSPGAQHRSPDGADAGRTQQACPFCHRMYQRGATLREHIKYCQEREGGHMVCPLCGYTATLRAQMERHLALHNQMQDKSAITLDQAMETRKFKCLQCGKAFKYKHHLKEHLRIHSGEKPYECSNCKKRFSHSGSYSSHLSSKKCLNGGGSGASGASGAFNGHNQSSYHHSFPTSPSAGGGRNNNDKGSPMASQAQDNTRPLGRAPEDPHQLSLQDPSHNPTRFPRASDLPRLWDPSAELSLRDSILKGTTLLPYLHSGTKFEQMLQEMLHREVKKDEEMDREGGGRAAMEDRRVMYNGGGSDRKVSPDRRRDAAGSGEGERGVLGVTCRLCFQLFPNVAVLLQHERYLCKMNREVVEVPESLRSKDHPLSPLFFPRPALQPENSKPSEVTNGLSESKSPLQKPSWHAIPQQLLVAMHSPPPPHHDALPSRAFWSRQEKGSPSQPINRSPELSTPRARRRVSSSGFGSPVLDLTSCPPDLPSPQKQTGSPWSQSEPLDLSLPKQLSDQEERNKTVNGNSARGERRELGSQQLKRPSPTSHLPLQHHPVYGGAGAPVFPGALYNGFPIFNQSPLGLSGHDGIPPIPFGQPATSPGFLSPMAYMMEAEAEATLKKIHQERQALMGEVLSRGALDYLSLLDEGLDGDGGPGRKRLKKTDEGLYACDICEKTFQKSSSLLRHKYEHTGKRPHECKICNKAFKHKHHLIEHSRLHSGEKPYQCDKCGKRFSHSGSYSQHMNHRYAYCSKDQDPDQDHEEMPLTPGASNNRLADETPLSMEDTQTPHSFLSDSSLDGAAEVLKEEEEEEEEEEGEEEEEDKEAGDGHVEEAHLSLSGAAEELGGDPIQESPSGENERNSYDVRNHIDDAERQFWDGEDQNGVLDKCELSLDITDLPRIKT; this is translated from the exons ATGGGATCAGAGGGGGAGGATGAGGTCGGCATGTGGAGCCTGGAGCCCCAGGACTGCCAGGAGAGCCTGGACAAGACTAGCCTGACGCCTAGCGAGGGGACTGAGGAACCTGGCAGCCCTGCTCGCTCCACACGGCCGCACAGCCTCAGCCCTGGCAGCAGGAACTACTGGgggcaggtggagcaggaggtcGCAGAGGATGCCACCGGTGCTTCTGCCACTGACAGGGAGGGAGATCAGGAACCACTGAGGATGTACT ATAAGAACTCAGACTCCCAGAATGCCTTTGAGGACCTGGCCCATTATGAATTTCTGGCCCACTTGAGGAAGGCCTCTACCTCAGCAAGTCTCTTGGACCATCTGAACCACAATGGCAAAGCAGCAGTGTACCACCCAAGCAGCGGGCACGATGAGCTGCCACCTGCCATCTGGTCACCAGGAGCTCAGCACCGCTCACCTGACGGAGCAG ATGCAGGAAGGACCCAGCAGGCCTGTCCTTTCTGCCACAGGATGTATCAGCGAGGAGCTACTTTAAGGGAACACATTAAGTACTgtcaggagagggaggggggccACATGGTCTGTCCACTCTGTGGATACACTGCCACTCTTCGAGCACAGATGGAGCGACACCTGGCACTTCACAACCAGATGCAGGACAAG AGTGCCATCACTTTGGATCAAGCCATGGAGACCAGGAAGttcaaatgtctgcagtgtgggaaagctttcaagTATAAACACCACCTCAAAGAGCATCTCCGCATCCACAGCG GTGAGAAACCGTATGAGTGCTCCAACTGCAAGAAGCGTTTCTCTCACTCTGGTTCCTACAGCTCACACCTTAGCAGCAAAAAGTGCCTGAATGGTGGAGGAAGTGGAGCGAGCGGAGCCAGTGGTGCATTTAATGGACATAACCAAAGCTCCTACCACCACTCATTTCCAACATCTCCCTCTGCAGGCGGGGGAAGAAACAATAATGACAAAGGCTCTCCGATGGCTTCACAGGCCCAAGATAATACCAGACCTCTCGGTCGAGCACCAGAGGATCCTCACCAGCTTTCACTGCAGGACCCCAGCCACAACCCCACGCGCTTCCCCAGAGCTTCAGATCTGCCTCGGCTTTGGGACCCATCAGCAGAGCTCTCTCTGAGGGACAGCATACTCAAAGGGACTACTCTGCTGCCTTACCTGCACTCTGGGACCAAGTTTGAGCAGATGCTGCAGGAGATGCTTCACAGGGAGGTGAAGAAAGACGAGGAGATggacagagaaggaggaggaagagctgcaATGGAGGATAGAAGGGTGATGTACAACGGAGGAGGGTCTGACAGGAAGGTGTCGcctgacaggaggagagatgCCGCCGGGTCAGGCGAAGGGGAGAGAGGTGTGCTTGGGGTGACGTGTCGCTTGTGCTTCCAGCTTTTCCCGAATGTGGCGGTGCTCCTGCAGCATGAGCGCTACCTCTGTAAGATGAACagagaggtggtggaggtgccTGAGAGTCTTCGCAGCAAAGACCACCCCCTGTCCCCTTTATTCTTCCCCAGGCCTGCTCTGCAACCAGAGAACAGCAAACCGAGTGAAGTAACCAACGGCCTCTCTGAAAGCAAGTCACCGCTACAGAAGCCCAGCTGGCATGCCATCCCGCAGCAGCTTTTGGTGGCAATGCACTCTCCCCCGCCACCCCACCATGACGCTTTGCCCTCACGAGCTTTTTGGTCCCGCCAGGAAAAAGGAAGTCCAAGCCAACCAATCAACCGTTCCCCAGAGCTGTCAACACCTCGAGCCAGAAGGAGAGTTTCCTCTTCAGGATTCGGTTCTCCAGTCCTCGACCTCACCAGCTGTCCCCCTGACCTTCCCTCCCCTCAGAAGCAGACCGGAAGCCCCTGGTCACAGAGTGAACCTCTGGACCTCTCACTGCCGAAGCAGCTCTCAGACCAAGAGGAgagaaataaaactgtaaatggAAACTCAGcccgaggagagaggagagagctcGGGAGCCAGCAGCTCAAGAGGCCGAGTCCAACTTCGCATCTACCCCTTCAACACCACCCAGTCTACGGCGGAGCCGGAGCACCTGTGTTCCCAGGTGCTTTATACAACGGATTTCCTATCTTCAACCAGTCTCCTTTAGGGCTGTCAGGGCACGATGGCATCCCACCGATCCCATTTGGTCAACCAGCTACCAGCCCTGGGTTTCTCTCTCCTATGGCTTACATGATGGAGGCCGAAGCAGAGGCGACGCTGAAAAAGATCCACCAGGAGAGACAAGCTCTCATG GGTGAGGTGTTAAGCCGTGGAGCTCTGGACTACCTCTCTCTCCTGGATGAAGGACTAGATGGAGATGGAGGGCCAGGGAGGAAGAGATTGAAGAAGACAGACGAGGGGCTTTACGCTTGTGACATTTGTGAAAAAACCTTTCAGAAGAGCAGCTCTCTGTTGAGACACAAATACGAGCACACAG GCAAGCGTCCTCATGAGTGCAAGATCTGCAACAAGGCCTTCAAGCATAAGCACCATCTGATTGAACACAGCCGGCTGCACTCTGGAGAGAAACCCTACCAATGTGACAAGTGTGGCAAGCGCTTCTCTCACTCCGGCTCGTACTCACAGCATATGAACCACCGCTACGCTTACTGCAGTAAAGACCAGGATCCAGACCAAGACCATGAGGAGATGCCTCTCACCCCGGGGGCCAGCAACAATCGCCTGGCTGACGAGACCCCTCTGTCGATGGAGGATACCCAAACCCCGCACTCCTTCCTCAGCGATTCCAGTCTGGATGGAGCTGCCGAGGTCctcaaggaggaggaggaggaggaagaggaggaggagggagaggaggaggaggaggacaaagagGCAGGCGATGGTCATGTGGAAGAAGCCCATCTGAGTTTGTCAGGGGCAGCGGAGGAGCTGGGAGGAGATCCCATCCAAGAATCTCCATCAGGGGAGAATGAGAGAAACAGTTACGATGTGCGAAACCACATTGATGATGCAGAGAGACAATTCTGGGACGGAGAGGACCAGAATGGTGTCTTGGACAAATGCGAACTGAGCCTGGATATTACAGATTTACCCAGAATAAAAACTTAA